The DNA window GAAGCCGAAGAGCCCGCAATGGGCGGCCGGAACGCGCGTCGAGCCCGCTCCGTCGGACGTATTGGCCATCGGCAGGTAGCCGGCGGCAACCGCCGCGCAGGAGCCGCCCGACGAGCCGCCGGGGCTGCGCGCGGTGTCCCACGGATTGCGGCTCGGGCCGAAGGCCTCCGGCTCGGTGGTGAAGGACAGCGCGAATTCCGGCGTGTTGGATTTCGCAAAGAGAACGAGGCCCGCCGCCCGGTAGCGCGCGACCAGAGTGGTGTCGGCTGGTGAAACCACATCCGCGAAAAGCTTCGAACCGGTGGAAAGGATCGTGTCCTTGGCCTCGAAGCCGGTGTTCTTCAGGATGAAGGGAACGCCCTTGAACGGGCCGTCGGGAAGACCGGCGGCGATGTCCTTGCGCGCCAGATCCTCGAAGCGATGGACAAGGGTATGCAGCGCCGGCTCGAAGGCTTCGGCGCGGGCAAGCGCCGCGTCCAGCAACTCGTCCGGCGTGACCTCGCCGTCCTTTACGAGCGCGGCAAGGCCAAGTGCGTCATAGGACTCGTATTCGGGAAAGACGGTCATGGGAGAGGGGATATCCGCATGCGTCATGCATTCTCTCCCTTGATCTGGCGCTGGAACTCCCGGATGTCCCAATAGTCCCGCGTGCCGGCAATGGAATTCTCGCCGAGCTGGAACATGTGGATGCCGGCGAGTTCGATCGGCTTGCCCCGCGTCGGGGAACCGCCGATGTCGATCCCGAGCCGTCCGGTGAGCGTATAGACCACGGCGACGGTCCCCCCGCAGGTGACCGTCTCGCGCACCAGCCAGTGCGCATCGGGCAGCATGACGAAGAAGCGCTCCAGCCCTTGCTGGAGTGCGGCCTGACCGTCCCGGCGCGGGCCGCTGTCGCCTTCCTGGTGCCATCCGTCCTGCGCGTAGAGCGCCGTGGCCGCGGCTGCATCCTGCGCATTGTAGGCGCGATAGAAGGCATCCACGAGGTCGGTGGGTGACCCCTCGGTCATGGCGGGCACTCCGCTGCGATGGAAAAGGACTGTTGGACGCGGCTGGCGCCCGGCAACCGCCCCGCTAAGGGGCGATTGCCTTGTCGTATTGGCCGCCGGCTTACGGCATGCCCGCGAGGGTCTTCACCTGTGCGATGAACTCGTCGCGCTTGACCTCGTTGAAGAGACGCTCGCGCAGGCGCGGCGCGGGGCTGGCGTTGACGTTCTCGAAGAGGGCCACGCGGCCGGCGAGCGAGGACGAGGTCATGTCCCAGACGAAATTCATCAGGAGCTCCTTGACCTCGGCGCTGACCCCCTTGCCCGGCAGGAGATCCTGCAGGTAGTGGCCGATCTCCGGGTTCTCGAAGGCCTTCTTGCCGAAGCGCATCACGAGACCCTGGCCGCAGAGCTCCTGCAGCGTGTGGATGATGCGCGGGTAATGCTGGATCGAGTGCAGGCGGCCGGCCGTCAGCATGCCGACGTCGGGCGCCATCACGCCGCCCTCGGTGGGCTTGGCCAGCGTCTCGGCGGCGATGATGAAGGCGCGCAGCGTCTGGGCGTATTCGATGATCTCTCCGAGCATGCCCTGCACGGCCGGGATATGACCGGTGCCGAGCACATCCAGCACCAGCTGGCCGGCGCCGACGAAAAGCTCGGCCTTCACCGCAAGGCGCGTCAGAACGTGCCAGTGGGCGAAGACGCAGACAGGTCCGTAATAGGACATTGCCGTCGGGTCGCCGAGATTGAAGATGCGGTCCTTCGGCACGAAGACATTGTCGAAGATGATGAGCTGGTCGGCTTCCTCGCCAAGGCTCGCCACAGGATGGTCGAAGGGATCGGCGCCGGGATGGCTGACCATCTCGCGCGAGATCAGGCGGATGCCCTCAGAGGCGATCGGCACGGACGCCCAGATGCAGGCCTCGGCCGGTGTCTCGCGAATACCGCCGAGATTGGTGAAGAAGATCTCATTGGCCTGCGCCGAGATCGAACCGACCGTCTTGGCGCCCGAAACGCGGATACCGCCGCTCTCGACGCTCTTGACCTTCAGCAGCGAGGCTTCGGCGCCCTTCGGCGACGAGCGGTCGTTCTGCGGTCCGGTGAGGCTCTCAGAGGCCGTGAGATTGTTCTCGCGGCCATACTGGACATAGGCCTCGATGTTCTCGGCGAAGTCCGGCGAGCAGCCGTCGATCAGCGACTTCTTTTCCTTGAAGGTCGGCAGGTAGGCGAGCAGGCCGACGGCGATCGCCGGGGCGAGATCCGGCGGACGGCCGAAGGTGCCGGCCGTCTTGAGGCTCGTGTACTCGATCATCTTGCGCCGGTCTTTCAGGTCCTCCACCGTGCGGGGCACCTGCCAGGAGCGGCTGTAGACGGTCCCGGTCGCGGGATCCTTGTAGGTCGTGGCGTCGGCGAACTCGGGCTTGAACTGGTCGTCGAACATGCTCGCGATGAGGTCGACGCCGGCCGAAAGCGCCGGATCGTCGAAAACTTTCGCGATGCGCTCGCCGCCGACCCAGAGCGCGCGGCCGTCATCGAGCGACGCCTTGAACTCGGCGCCTGTTTTCAGGCGGTGGCTTGCCGGCGTGTCCTTCGCCTGTGGCTGGGCATTCATCTACGCTCTCCTGCTTGGGGCGTCCGCGCCTGGAAACTTGACGGTTTCGATCCATGCCGGGAAGGCACTGGAAGGACACGGCGCGGCGACGGGCCGATCGGTGTCGTCGCGTTGCTGCAAAGGCCGAATGCGATCCAACCATTATTCGTTGAAAATGGTCAAGTCCTCTTTTTTGGTTGGGGTGCGGAATTCGCTGCGCAAAATTTGGTCGCCTGGTTCCGAATGCGCACATGCGAGCGCCAAAACGCGAGAGGTTATTCAAATTTATCAGGAATTTGCGTCGTTAAGCGCGCGCAAAAAATCAGCATTCGTGTTGCGTTGCAAAAATTGCACGAGTGCGTCGCCAACCAAAACGGCCTGTTTGTGGTTGACCAAAGTCGTTGGTTCTGATTTTTTGGTTGGGAGCTGCGGTGGCCCGCCAAGGGTCTGCCGCCAGTCGCAACGGGCTCTAAATCCACTGCAGGAGCAAGGTCGGCATGGCAGGCGCCAGATGTCAGACGCGGCAGGAGGAAGGAACGGTTCCGGCCATGGCCGGAACCGGGCGATCGGGCGCTTGTCGCGGATCAGGACGCATCCTGCCGCTGGCACCGAAGGGTCTCGCCGGCCTCGGGCAGACGGCAGTCCAGCCTGATCGGCGGTTCGGAGCGTCCCGCCTGCCGCTCCAGGCGCACATCGCTGCCCGACGTGACATCCTGACCTTGAAGTCCGCACCACAGGCGTTGGATCGGCATGTTGTCCTCATGCTCGTTGAGGACGAAAATCTCTCCGGTTTTCGGATTCGACCAAAGCGTCGCCGTAATGGTTGCACCGGGAGCGGCCGCGCCGATGCTGGCGGAATACCAGTGCGCGAGCGCCGCGCCGCAGGCGATCGGCTGGTCGGCCTCGTTGGTGACATGGAAGGGAACCGCGACAAGATTTTCCGTTCCGCGATGGATGATCGGAGCCTCTTCCGCATGCGACGCCGCTATTGCGAACGACAAAAAGGCTGCGGCGGTCATCATGATTTTGGATTTCATGCCTTCTCCGATGGTTGGAGACTTCGAAGTTCGAAGATTGATCGGCGGATGAATTGAAAAATAGAAGTCTATAATGTCGAAAAGCAAGTGGGGAACTGTAACATGAGAAAGATTCTTCTTGGAGGTGTTGCTCTTGCGTTGATGGCGGCGACGTCATTGGCGGGCGCGGCGGAACTGAAGTCCATCGCCATCCTGACGCCCGAGGCGGGCACGGACTACGGCTGGAACCAGCAGGGCATCGATGCGGCCAAGGCGGCGGCAAAGGCCGCCGGCATCGAAGCCATGGTGGCCGATAATCTCGGTTACGGCGATGTCCGCCCGACCCTGCGTGAACTCGCCGAGGACGGCGCCGGCCTGCTGATCGCCCATGCCAGCGGCTACAACACGGCGGCGCCCGAGATCGGTGCGGAAATGAGCGTGCCGGTGGCCATCGTCGACCGTCCGGACGCCCTGAAGGCCGGCGCGGTTGCCGACTACACTTGCTCCGGCCATGAGGGCTCCTATCTCGCCGGCCGGCTTGCCGCCAAGATGTCGCGCACGGGAACGGTCGGCATCGTCGTTTCCGGCGAGCCTCCGTCATGGAACTCCCAGTCGGCCGCCTTCGCCGAAGGAGCCAAGGCTGAGAAGTCGGACATCACCGTGCGTTACGCCGTGATCGGCCCGGCCGCCTATTCGGACGCCGCCGGCGGCAAGCGCGTCACCGAGGCGCTGATCGCGGCCGGTGCCGACATCATCTTCGGCCAGGGCAACGGCTCCAGCTTCGGCATGCTGCAGGCGGTCGAGACCACCAAGGCGACGGACGGCGGCAAGGTCTATTTCATTGACGTCATCGGCGACAAGACGCCGATCGACAAGGGCTACCTGCTGAGTTCGGTCGTCTGGAACCTTGAGCCGGTCTATGCCGGCATGATCGAGGACATCAAGGCCGACAAGTTCGGCAGCCGCAACTACGGCATCGAGCTCAAGGACGATTCGGTGAGCCTCCTGAAGACCAAGCAGATCCCGGACGATGTCTGGGGCGAGGTCATGGCGCTGCGCCAGGACATCATCGACGGCAAGATCAAGGTCGAGCCGCATTTCGACGCCGACAGCGTGCATGCGCTGGTGACCGAGATGGCGGTTGCCGCACAGTAAGCCGTGACGTGGGGCGGCCGCGGCGCTTTCCGGCGCGGCCGCCCCCGTTGGCCCCGCAGACATTTGCCGGCATGCGCCGGCAAAACGCGGATGACCGGACGGGCCGGGGGCAGCGGTCCGCCCAGATGAACGAAGGTCTCATGTCCCTTACCCACCCAACCGTCTCGCAAGAATCTCCCCAGAAGGCAGAGCCGCTGATCCGCCTCGACCGGATCTCGAAGCGCTTTCCCGGGGTCGTCGCCAACGACGAGGTCTCGGTCGATATCTGGCCGGGCGAGGTTCATGTGCTTCTGGGCGAAAACGGCGCCGGCAAGTCGACGCTGGTCGGCATTCTGTCCGGCATTCAGCGCCCGGACGACGGCAATATCCTGATCGACGGCAAGGAGGCCGACATTCCGACGCCGGCGGCGGCGCTATCGCTCGGCATCGGCACGGTCTTCCAGCACGCAATGCTCGTGCCGACCCTGACCGTGGCCGAGAATATCGCGCTCGGCGGCGCGCCGCTCGGCCGTCCGGACCGGACGGGGATTGCCGGTGACATGGCGCGGGTCTGTGCCGATCTTGGCATCTCTGTCGACCCCAATGCCAAGGTCGGGCAACTGTCCCTTGGCGAACAGCAGCAGGTCGAGATCGTCCGGGCCGTGATGCGCCAGAGCCGCGTCCTCATCCTCGATGAAGCGACCGCCATGCTGACGCCGAAGGGCGCTGAAGAGTTGGGCGCCCTGATGGGCCGCCTCGTCGCGCGCGGCTTCGCGGTCATCTTCATCACCCACAAGCTCAACGAGGCGCTGGCCTATGGCCACCGCATCACCGTCCTCAGGCTCGGCCGCAAGGTCGGCGAACTGGGGCCGGACGACCTGGAACGCCTCGGTCCGAAGGATGCGACCGACGAAGTGATCCGGCTGATGTTCGGAGAGCGCACGGCTGCCGGACCAGGCGAGGAGGCGCATGTGCGCCGGACGCCCCTGACCCCGGTGCCGGTCTTCGAGATTCGCGACCTCTCCGTCAGCGATCCGCTGGTGCCCGTCGAGGACGTCAGCTTCGGCATCCGGGCCGGCGAGATTTTCGGCCTCGCCGGCATCGACGGCAACGGCCAGAAGCAGTTTGCCGAGGCGCTGGCCGGCCAGAGGCCGATCGCCTCCGGCGAAGTCATTCTCAGCGGCGCCGAGATCGGGCATCTTTCGCCCGGCAACCGCCGCAGGATCGGCCTGCGCTACGTCACCGACGACCGGCTCGGCGAGGGGACCGTCGGCGCCTTCCCGATTTCGCTCAACCTGCTCTTGAAGCAGGTCGGCGAGCAGCCCTTCTGGAACCGTGGATTCGAGCAGTCATCCGCGATCGCGGACCATGCCCGTCAGCTCGTCTCCGATTTCGATGTGCGCACGCCGGGGATCGAGACGCCGATCGGCAAGCTCTCCGGTGGCAACATCCAGAAGGCGCTTCTGGCGCGCGAACTCACCGGCGATGCGCGGGTGGTGATCTTCGCCAAACCCACCTATGGCCTCGACGTCCAGAACATCCGCGCCACCCGCGACCGCATCCGCGCGGCGGCGGACCGGGGGCTGGCGGTGCTGCTGATCTCGACGGATCTGGAGGAGGTTCTGGAACTGTCGGACCGGATCGCGGTGATGTCCCAGGGCCGGATTGTCGGAACAACGGAAAACGACACGGGCGCACGCACGCGCGTCGGTGCGATGATGAGCGGAGTTGCGGCGTGACGGCGGAAACGAGCGGCATGAACATGGGCCTTGCCGGCCAGCCGGCGGCGTGGCGTTCGCTGGTGCGGATCCTTCTCCTCACCGTGGGGCCGGTCCTCGTGGCGCTGGCGATCGGCGGCCTGATCCTCATGGTCCTCGGCGTCGACCCGCTGGCCTACTACGCCTATGTGGTCAAGCGCGGCCTCATGTCCTCGATCGGCTTCCAGGCGACGCTGACACGCATGGCGCCGCTGCTGCTGCTGGCGGCAAGCCTGATCGTCGCCTTTCGCGCCGGCATCTGGAATCTCGGCGGCGACGGCCAGTTCCTGCTGGGCGCGGTCGTCGTCGCGGCGACCGGTCCTCTGCTGGTCGGTCATCTGCCCTACTGGGGCGTGCTCATCGTCTGCATGGTCGTCGGCATGGCCGTCGGCGCGCTCTGGTCGATCCTGCCGGCCCTGCTCAAGGCGTTTCAGGGCGTCAACGAGATCATCACAAGCCTGATGATGACCTTCCTCGGCATTTCCCTCGCCAATGTTCTCGTCAAGCTTCTCTTCTGGGACCCCGGCACCACGGTGCCCCAGACCCGCACCCTGGAGGTCGTCGATCGCCTGCCGCGCCTATTCGGCACGACCGTTTCCAGCGGCTTCTTCATCGGCCTCGTCGCGGTGCTGCTCGTCCATGTGATGATGACGCGCACGGCCTTCGGCCTGAAGCTCAGGATCGTCGGCGCCAATCCGCGCGCAGCGGTCCATGCCGGTCTCTCGGTGCCGATGCTCACCGTGGCGGTGTTTGCGATCTCTGCCGCCCTTGCCGGCCTTGCCGGCGCGGTCGAGATCCTCGGCGTGCAGGGCAACGTGCGCGCCGACTGGAACCCGGCCTACAGCCTCACTGTCGTGCCGCTGGTCTTCCTGGCCCGCTTCAACGGCTTTGCCACCATCGCCTTCGTCTTCCTCTTCTCGGTCCTCTCCATCGGCGGCGAGAGCGCGGCGCGGCGCATGGGCGTGCCGAATTTCTTCACGCTGGTCATCGTGGCGCTGCTGCTCATCGTGCTCGGCCTTGCCGAATATCTCGACCAGCGCCGACGCGCGGGAGGCAACTGATCTCATGAACGCGCTCTTCACCGAAGCCTTCCTGACCGCGCTGCTGCTTGGGGCCGTCACCGCGGGGATTCCGCTGATGCTCGCAGGGCTTGGCGAGCAGATCTCCGAGAAGGCCGGCGTCCTCAACATCGGCATCGAGGGCATGATGCTCTTCGGCGCCTATTGCGGATTTCTGGCCGCCTACGGCACCGGCTCGATCTGGCTCGGCTTCCTCGCGGGCGCCGCCGGCGGCATGGCCGTGGCAAGCCTGATGGCGCTCTTCTGCGTGCGGCTCGGCCTCAGCCAGATCGTCATCGGCATCGCGCTGACGCTCGGCGCCGAGGGGCTGACGGCGCTGCTGCATCATTTCCAGTTCTCGCAGAGCTATCCCCGTCTGCCGGCGGTCGAGACCTTGCCGATCCCGGGCCTTGCGTCGCTGCCCGTGGTCGGACCGGCGCTGTTCGATCGCCCGCCGATCATCTATCTCGCCGTCGCGGCCATCGTGCTCACGGGCTTCGTCTTCCGCTCCACCCATTTGGGGCTGGCGCTTCAGGCGGCCGGCGACAAGCCCGCAGCCCTTGATGCGGCGGGCGTGAATGTCACCGCCATTCGCAGCGGCGCGGTGCTGACGACGGGCGTGCTGGCGGGCCTCGGCGGCGCGTTCATGGCCGAGGTGGGGGCGGGCATCTTCGTGCCCTTCATGACCAACGGTAACGGCTTCATCGGCATCGTCCTGGCGATGCTAGCGCGCGGTCGTCCGAGCCTCGTCCTCGTCGGGGCGCTCGTTTTCGGAGCCTGCCTGTCGGCGACGACCGCGCTGCAGGTGGCCGGCGTCGATATCCCGACCGACGTCATCCAGATGCTGCCCTTCGCGGTCGTGCTGCTAATTCTCGTGCTCTTCGGCCGGCAGGCGAGCCTGCCGGCGGCGCTTGGCATCCATTATCAGCGAGGCGCGCGATGATCGAACCGCGCGCCCTTCCAGCCTCAGCTGGCGTCGATCGCCGCGAGCACGGCCGCGGTTCCGGTGCCGATATCGACGCTGTGGCCGAGCGCGGTGAGCGCGCCGCCATAGGCCGCGACCGCCACCAGCGCATAGAGCGGCTGCGCCGTCGGGCCCATGTGGCCAATGCGGGTCAGGCGACCGAGTGTCTCGCCCCGGCCGGACGAAAGGACGACACCGTAGCGGGCGCGGACCTCGGCCCGCAGTGCCGCCTCGTCGATACCGTCAGGCGTGCGCACGGCGGTGGCCGTCGGCGAGGCGAAGCCTTCGGACTTCGGCCAGAGCGCAAGGCCCATCGCCTGCATGCCGGCGCGGCAGGCCTTCGCCGTCAGCGCGTGGCGGGCCCAGACGTTTTCCGGTCCTTCGCTTACATAGAGGTCGATCGCCGCCTCGAGGCCGTTGATCTCGGCCACCGACGGCGTGAAGGGGAAGGGCTCGCTGCTCTTCCAGGCATCTTCCCAGTCGAGGATCGACAGGATCGAGGCGCGCGGCGCTTCCGCCGTCGCCTTCATCTTGGCCCAGGCCTTCCTGGACAAGCCGAGGATCGAGAGCGCCGGCGGGCAGCCGAGGCACTTGTTCGGTCCCGTGATGAAGAAGTCGGCGTTGGCGCTCGCAGCGTCGATCGCCATGCCGCCGAAGGAGGAAACGGCGTCGACGAGGAACAGCGCACCATGCGCCTGGACGATCGCGCCGATCTCGCCGACCGGGTTGATGGTGCCCGACGGCGTGTCGTGATGGCAGGCTGCGACGACGGTGACCTCGGGGTGCTGCTTCAGCATTGCGGCGACATCGGCCGGGTCGATGACCTCATCATAGGGAACCGCGAGCTCGAGCACCTTCGCGCCGTTGCGTGCGGCCCAGCCCTCGAAGCCCTTGGCGTAGACACCCGAGACGAGGTTGAGGACGACGTCGTCCTTGCCGATGGCCGAGGCCGCCGCCGCCTCGAGCCCGAGGATCGGTTCGCCCTGGAGCAGCAGCGGCACCGTCTCGGATTTCACGATCGGCTGGAGCTTCTCGCACACCCGCTGGTAGGTCGCCTGGAAGGCCGGGTCGTAGTCGTAGAGGACGGGCGCGGCGAGGCCCCGAAGGACGGCTGGGTAGGCGTCGACGGGACCGGTGGTCAGCGTGAAGACCGGGCTGTCGGTCGGGGCGTAGCGCATGGACATCCTCATGTTTGTCGGTGGACGGGAAGAGACTTTCGGCGCTGGTTGCGACCAATTTCAACCGAAAAACCGATTTTGGTTGGAGATTGGCATCAATGAAAGGTCGAGGCAACCGAAAACCGGTCTCGATGAGAAGTAGAGTTTTATCAAGTTCGTACGTTGGTTGAGGCGGTTGAAGCCTTCGTTTCCTTGGTTCGTGCAACAGGTGGCTTCGGTGGAAAATTGTCGCTCAGGCGCAAAAATACTCGACCATATGACAACCAATGTTGTAACCAGCGGCCCGAAGGCCTACAATTTTGGGCGACAGGATCGTGGATAGCGAAAATTCAGGGCGGAGAAACGGTGTGAGCTCGATCGGAACGGCAGCGGACAAGAGTACGCGAAAGGAGCGCAGGGCCTCCGGGGCGGACGATGCTGCCTTCGAGGAACTCATGGAGTCGCTGCGCAACATTATCGCTCAGACCGGCGGCCTGCCGCCCGAGCGGACGGTGGCCGAGGAACTGAGTGTCAAGCGGCACACCTTGCGGCGGGCCTTGGGGCTCTTGCGCGAGAACGGCGAATTGGAGCCGGCCCGCGCGGGCCGCCGGGCGAACACGCGCGAGCCGCAGGGCAACAACCTCATCAACTCCACCAATCCGCTGGAGGTGATGGAGTTGCGCCTGATGCTGGAGCCCGCGTTGGCGAGGCTTGCCGCCCTGCGCGCCTCGCCGGCCGAGATAGAGCGCATCCGGCGCGCGGCGACGACCGCGCCCGGTGCCGATCCCAACGGCGCCGACATGACCTTCCACAAGGCGATCGCCGCCGGCTCGCGCAATTCGCTTGCGTCCGAGCTCTATGTGATCCTGCACCGGGTCGCCAACGACGGCCGGCTGCGCTTTACCGACAGCGACGCCAACCTGGTTCCCGAGCGCGTTCGCATGCGCGATGCCGAGCACCTCCAGATCGCCGAGGCCATCGCCTCCCGCGATCCGGAAGCGGCCGAGCGCGCCATGTGGCAGCATCTTCTCGCGATCCAGCAGAAGATTACCGGACGGCTTGCCCCGGGCGGCTCGCTCTAGGGCGCAAGGTCGCGCCGGGGCCGTGTGCTGTCCCGGCACAGTCTGAAAATCCTTTGATTGCCGGTGCCGTGGCGATGCGATTGCCGCGAACGGACGCCCCTTGTCTCGCGGAGGCTTTGATGCAGCAGATCGACATCCTCGTCATAGGCGCCGGTTCTGCCGGCTCGGTTCTCGCGGCGCGTCTTTCCGAAAACCCCGACGTCTCGGTGGTCGTCCTCGAAGCCGGTGACTTTCCCCGCGATCCCGACATTGCGATCCCGCAGATGTGGCCGATGCTGCAGGGCCGGGACTACGACTGGGCCTACGAGACCGTGCCGCAGCCCGGCACCGCGGGCCGGGTTCATCCCTGGCCGCGCGGGCGCATCGTCGGCGGATCGAGCTGCCTTCATGCCATGGGGCATTTTCGCGGCCATGCCGACGATTTCGCGCCTTGGGCCGAGGCGACCGGATCGCGGAAATGGTCCTACGAGGGACTGCTCCCCTGGTTCAAGGCGACGGAGAGCTTTTCCGGCGGCGCGGGTCCCATGCACGGCGCCGACGGTCCCATGCCGGTGCGGCTGCCGGACGACGAGGTGAGCCCGGTCGTGCGCGCCTATATGGCGGCGGGCGCCGAAATGGGCGTGCCAGTGATCGGCGACCACAATACCGGGCCGATGAAGGGCGTTGCCCCGAACTCGCTGATGATCCGGGACGGCAAGCGGGTCAGCGCCGCCGATGCCTTCCTGCTTCCGGCGTTGTCGCGACCCAATCTTACATTGATGACCGGCATCAAGGTGCATCGGCTGCTGGTCGAGGGAAATCGGGTCGCCGGCGTTCTCGCCGAAGTCGACGGCGAAAGGCGCGAGATCCGTGCCGGCCGGACGATCCTTGCAGCCGGCGC is part of the Hartmannibacter diazotrophicus genome and encodes:
- a CDS encoding ester cyclase, translated to MTEGSPTDLVDAFYRAYNAQDAAAATALYAQDGWHQEGDSGPRRDGQAALQQGLERFFVMLPDAHWLVRETVTCGGTVAVVYTLTGRLGIDIGGSPTRGKPIELAGIHMFQLGENSIAGTRDYWDIREFQRQIKGENA
- a CDS encoding 4-hydroxyphenylacetate 3-hydroxylase N-terminal domain-containing protein, translating into MNAQPQAKDTPASHRLKTGAEFKASLDDGRALWVGGERIAKVFDDPALSAGVDLIASMFDDQFKPEFADATTYKDPATGTVYSRSWQVPRTVEDLKDRRKMIEYTSLKTAGTFGRPPDLAPAIAVGLLAYLPTFKEKKSLIDGCSPDFAENIEAYVQYGRENNLTASESLTGPQNDRSSPKGAEASLLKVKSVESGGIRVSGAKTVGSISAQANEIFFTNLGGIRETPAEACIWASVPIASEGIRLISREMVSHPGADPFDHPVASLGEEADQLIIFDNVFVPKDRIFNLGDPTAMSYYGPVCVFAHWHVLTRLAVKAELFVGAGQLVLDVLGTGHIPAVQGMLGEIIEYAQTLRAFIIAAETLAKPTEGGVMAPDVGMLTAGRLHSIQHYPRIIHTLQELCGQGLVMRFGKKAFENPEIGHYLQDLLPGKGVSAEVKELLMNFVWDMTSSSLAGRVALFENVNASPAPRLRERLFNEVKRDEFIAQVKTLAGMP
- a CDS encoding putative B6 ABC transporter substrate-binding protein; the protein is MRKILLGGVALALMAATSLAGAAELKSIAILTPEAGTDYGWNQQGIDAAKAAAKAAGIEAMVADNLGYGDVRPTLRELAEDGAGLLIAHASGYNTAAPEIGAEMSVPVAIVDRPDALKAGAVADYTCSGHEGSYLAGRLAAKMSRTGTVGIVVSGEPPSWNSQSAAFAEGAKAEKSDITVRYAVIGPAAYSDAAGGKRVTEALIAAGADIIFGQGNGSSFGMLQAVETTKATDGGKVYFIDVIGDKTPIDKGYLLSSVVWNLEPVYAGMIEDIKADKFGSRNYGIELKDDSVSLLKTKQIPDDVWGEVMALRQDIIDGKIKVEPHFDADSVHALVTEMAVAAQ
- a CDS encoding putative B6 ABC transporter ATP-binding protein; this translates as MSLTHPTVSQESPQKAEPLIRLDRISKRFPGVVANDEVSVDIWPGEVHVLLGENGAGKSTLVGILSGIQRPDDGNILIDGKEADIPTPAAALSLGIGTVFQHAMLVPTLTVAENIALGGAPLGRPDRTGIAGDMARVCADLGISVDPNAKVGQLSLGEQQQVEIVRAVMRQSRVLILDEATAMLTPKGAEELGALMGRLVARGFAVIFITHKLNEALAYGHRITVLRLGRKVGELGPDDLERLGPKDATDEVIRLMFGERTAAGPGEEAHVRRTPLTPVPVFEIRDLSVSDPLVPVEDVSFGIRAGEIFGLAGIDGNGQKQFAEALAGQRPIASGEVILSGAEIGHLSPGNRRRIGLRYVTDDRLGEGTVGAFPISLNLLLKQVGEQPFWNRGFEQSSAIADHARQLVSDFDVRTPGIETPIGKLSGGNIQKALLARELTGDARVVIFAKPTYGLDVQNIRATRDRIRAAADRGLAVLLISTDLEEVLELSDRIAVMSQGRIVGTTENDTGARTRVGAMMSGVAA
- a CDS encoding putative B6 ABC transporter permease subunit 2, which encodes MTAETSGMNMGLAGQPAAWRSLVRILLLTVGPVLVALAIGGLILMVLGVDPLAYYAYVVKRGLMSSIGFQATLTRMAPLLLLAASLIVAFRAGIWNLGGDGQFLLGAVVVAATGPLLVGHLPYWGVLIVCMVVGMAVGALWSILPALLKAFQGVNEIITSLMMTFLGISLANVLVKLLFWDPGTTVPQTRTLEVVDRLPRLFGTTVSSGFFIGLVAVLLVHVMMTRTAFGLKLRIVGANPRAAVHAGLSVPMLTVAVFAISAALAGLAGAVEILGVQGNVRADWNPAYSLTVVPLVFLARFNGFATIAFVFLFSVLSIGGESAARRMGVPNFFTLVIVALLLIVLGLAEYLDQRRRAGGN
- a CDS encoding putative B6 ABC transporter permease subunit 1: MNALFTEAFLTALLLGAVTAGIPLMLAGLGEQISEKAGVLNIGIEGMMLFGAYCGFLAAYGTGSIWLGFLAGAAGGMAVASLMALFCVRLGLSQIVIGIALTLGAEGLTALLHHFQFSQSYPRLPAVETLPIPGLASLPVVGPALFDRPPIIYLAVAAIVLTGFVFRSTHLGLALQAAGDKPAALDAAGVNVTAIRSGAVLTTGVLAGLGGAFMAEVGAGIFVPFMTNGNGFIGIVLAMLARGRPSLVLVGALVFGACLSATTALQVAGVDIPTDVIQMLPFAVVLLILVLFGRQASLPAALGIHYQRGAR
- the ppaT gene encoding pyridoxamine--pyruvate transaminase, whose translation is MRYAPTDSPVFTLTTGPVDAYPAVLRGLAAPVLYDYDPAFQATYQRVCEKLQPIVKSETVPLLLQGEPILGLEAAAASAIGKDDVVLNLVSGVYAKGFEGWAARNGAKVLELAVPYDEVIDPADVAAMLKQHPEVTVVAACHHDTPSGTINPVGEIGAIVQAHGALFLVDAVSSFGGMAIDAASANADFFITGPNKCLGCPPALSILGLSRKAWAKMKATAEAPRASILSILDWEDAWKSSEPFPFTPSVAEINGLEAAIDLYVSEGPENVWARHALTAKACRAGMQAMGLALWPKSEGFASPTATAVRTPDGIDEAALRAEVRARYGVVLSSGRGETLGRLTRIGHMGPTAQPLYALVAVAAYGGALTALGHSVDIGTGTAAVLAAIDAS
- a CDS encoding FadR/GntR family transcriptional regulator, which translates into the protein MSSIGTAADKSTRKERRASGADDAAFEELMESLRNIIAQTGGLPPERTVAEELSVKRHTLRRALGLLRENGELEPARAGRRANTREPQGNNLINSTNPLEVMELRLMLEPALARLAALRASPAEIERIRRAATTAPGADPNGADMTFHKAIAAGSRNSLASELYVILHRVANDGRLRFTDSDANLVPERVRMRDAEHLQIAEAIASRDPEAAERAMWQHLLAIQQKITGRLAPGGSL